The nucleotide sequence TGGGAAGACTGCGTCTTCCGCTACCGCAATGGGGACGCTGCCGGTGAGTTTTCGCTGGACGGCCATCGCGTAGACCCGCAATCGCAAACGCCATTGGATGCGATGCTGCGGGTCGGCGTCCTCTGCAATGAGGCCAAACTGTGGAACGCTCCGGACGGGGTCAAGGTCAGCGGCAGCTCTACCGAGGGCGCGCTTCTGCTGGCCGCGCATGCGGCGGGGTACTGGTATAAGGACCTGCGCTCATCGTATCCGCTCGCACTTGCGCCGCGCCGCGAGCCCGGGCAAACGCGTATGACGAGCGTGCACAAGGACCCGCAAGGCCGGTTGCTGGTTGCTGTAAAGGGAGCGCCCGAGTCGGTACTCGCCCTTTGCACCCACAAAATGGATAGTTCCGGGGCGCCGGTTCCCCTTTCGCCGGACGACAGGGACCGATACCGAGCCGCGAACCGCAGCATGGCGGAAAATGGCCTCCGTGTCCTGGCCTTCGCTCAAGGCGGCCTGCCCGCCGACGCGTCTCCGGATGCAGAACCGCGTGACCTTGTCTGGCTCGGTCTCGTGGGCCTGGAGGATCCGATCCGCCCCGGGGTCATCGAAGCCATCCAGCGCAGCCGCGCGGCAGGCATCCGAACCATCATCCTGACCGGCGACCAGCGCGGGACTGCACTGTCGGTGGCGCGCAGCCTGGGCCTCACCGAGGGCAGGCAAGCCGTGATGGAAGCGCACGAACTGGAGACCATGTCCGCGGAGGAGATCACCGCCGCCGTTGGGCGCGTCGCGGCATTCGCGCGCGTGTCTCCCGCGGACAAGCTGCGGATAGTCCGAGCGCTTCAGGCCAGCGGGCACATAGTTGCGATGACGGGAGACGGCATCAACGACGGCCCGGCGTTGAAAGCCGCGGACATTGGGATCGCCATGGGCGAAGGCAGCAGCGACGTCGCAAAGGAACTGGCCGACGTCGTGCTAACCCAGAACGATTTCGGTTCGATCCTGGCAGCGATTGAACAAGGCCGGGCCATCTTCGTCAACATCCGCCGCGCCTTGAGCTACCTTGTCGCGTCCAACGTTTCGGAGCTTATTGTCGCAGCGGTGGCCCTGCTGGTCGGCATCCCGTTCCCGTTCGTCCCGATCCAGATTCTCTGGATGAACCTGATTTCGGATGTCTTCCCGGCGCTGGCCCTCGTCCTGGAACCGACGGACAAGGATGTGATGCGCCAGCCCCCGCGTGCCCCGGGTACGCCGCTCATCGGGCGGCACGAGGGGAAACGATTGATGCAGGACGCGGGCGTCCTGGCTGCCTGCACACTCTCGGCTTTCCTCGCCGCCGCGAGTATCCACGGTTATGGCATCGCCGCCACAACGACGGCTTTCGCCGCTGTGACCATCGGAGAGGCTTTATATGCAGCGGTCTGGAGCGCGTCGTCGGAGAAAGACAACATCCGCCGGCACGGCGCCCTCTGGGGCACCATCGGCGCGACCGTGGCCCTTCAAATCGGCGTCAACCACTTCGGCCCATCGCAGCGCCTGTTGCATGTGGCGCCGCTCGGACTGGTGGATTACGCGATCGCAGCCGTTGCCGCTGTTTTGCCGACCGTCTGGGGGCTCGGCCGGTCGCGCGGGATTACGCTGCCCGTACTGCGCCATCAGGACGCCTGGGCGGCGCATAAGCCAAGCCTGGGCTGGGAGGCGTAAGGGCGCTACTCGCCCTCGGTCAACACGGCCAGTTCTTCCAGGAGCGCGTCGTCTTCCGGCGCATTGGGCTCGGTTTCATCGCGGAACATGAAGATCGTCTGCACGGAATGGTAGAAGGCCGTGTACCAAGGCAGGGCTGCCACGTCGGGGTTGATCGCCAACTGCCGCATTCCAACGAACATGAAAAGCCAGGGCAGGGTGGAGCGGAGGTCAACCTTTCCGGAAGAGGCGCCGGCCAGCCGATGGTCCGCGTGCGTCCAGAACCGCCGAACAGCGTGGATCATCTCGGCGCCGACAGGCATCTCCGGCGGACGGGCCGCGTGCGGTCGGCGCCGAACGTGAGCGTGCCGCCGCAGCGATTCCACAAAATGGTGGGGCGATGTCTCTTCGAGGCTGTACTGAAAGACGACCGACCCGGTCATCGCTCGTATGGAGACACCTTCAATCCCGGGAAGCACATCGGCCATCGAAGCGATACTCTCCGCCAACGATGGGTTACCCTTCAGCCCCACACATTGGAGCCGGATCCGCCCGGGAACTTCGTGTTCGACTATCAGCGAAATGAGGTCGGGCATGGTAGTTGTCCGTAGATAATACGTTGGGGCATAGAGTTGCCCCGATCAGTCGCCGCGGGTTGCCGGCGCGCGAATACGGGTCGTGAACGCGAACCGCGCCCACGACCCGATGCCGGAAGAACTCTCACGCCGGTTCGGTGTGCAGTTCCTCCGGAGTTTCCTCTTTCGCCTTGATGAACCGGCCTTTGACGCGCGGCCGGCGGGCTGCAGGCTTCGGGGCGGGCTCGGGTTCCAGCGTCATCATTTCGGCGCCGTTGTCGCCCTGCTCATGCTCGGCCTTAGCCTCCGCCACCAGGTCCTGCCACTGCTCACCCGTCTCGGCAAACCATTCGCGAGCCTTCTCCGTGGCCGTGAAGTATCCCTTCACCGCCTTCTTGGCTGCCGGGCGCAGATGCTTGGCGACAGCCGGAACCGCCGGCGCCAGGATCACGCCGCCGATGAGCAGCCCCAACCACCCTTTTCCTTCGAGGCGCTCTCCAACTTCTTCCAATGCCATTGTTTTCCTCCAGTTCAGATCATCGCGCCCGCGGGTACGCCCGCAAGCTTCGGACATCGTAATAGCCATCATAGCCGCGCGCGTAAAAAGATGACCTTAAGGTTCGCCGGGTTCGCTTCGGCAGGTCGCAGTAGCGCCATGTCTTCGTGATCGCGCCCTCGTCGCGCAGTGGGCGCACCGTACAGTTGCAGGCCGGCAAATCGGACCGCCGGTAACGCCGGGTGAGCTTCGCAGGGGCCAGGATGACGAATCTTTGTCCTCGTCAGCTATAAAGTATATAGTATCAGGAATAGGGTATGGTTCGCTATCCGATACTTTCAATTTCCCCTGGGACATACGGACCCTTGACGCAGGAAGCGTGAGACCGGGACCGCCGTGTGTTTCTGACGCGATGGCGTCGCCTCCTGAGTGAGGTCCGGACATCACGATGAATGGCCGTCCGTTCGTAGACGGTCCGCTTAGCACGGGGCGACGAGTATATGAGCATCGACGCAAGGATGCGGCGCCTTCAGGCGGATTTCCAGCGGCTGCTGGAGCTATCGCGCCGCAGTCCGTCCATAGCAGTACGGCCGCTCAACACTGTGCCGGACCGTTACGAGGTGACGTTCCGCTGTCGCGGTCTCGTATGGCCGCCCGGTGATCCGGCGCCCTCAATTACGACCGTGCACCGCATGGAGATATACCTCCACCTGGACTACCCGCGCCTGCCCCCGCGCCTCCTGTGGCTCACCCCCATCTTTCACCCGAATATCCTCCCACCGGACCACAACGGCGGCGTCTGCATCGGCCAATGGACTCCGTCGGAAACGTTGGACCAGCTATTGCTTCGTATCAGCGAGATGGTTCAGTACCGTAATTACAGCGCCGCGGACGCACTGGATACCCGCGCGGCCCAGTGGGCGGAGCAGAACCGCGCCATGCTGCCTGTGGACCTCACGCCACTAATCCCGCCGGAGACGAACGACCTGGACCTGGGCAACATTCCGGGAGGTCCGACATGAATCGAGGGCGCTCTCTCCTGCTGATCGTTACGGCGCTTTACTCTCTGCCTGCCTGCGCCGAAAGGCGCGATGTCGTGTCGAACGCACCGCGATTCGTCCGCGGCCAGATATACATCCAGACGGATGCCGCGCTCAAGACCGCAGACTGTGGGGGACCGCTGCTGAATGAGCGGGCGGATGTTATTGGCATTCGCACATTTGTCAATACGAATGGGGAAAGGATGGGGTTCGCCGTTCCCATCAATGCGGCATATCCCATGCTGCGGCACGCCGGAATCGATCTCTCCGGCGCTTCGGCAAGTCGCGCCGCCGGTCCGGCGCCGGCGCTAGAACACGGAACACGCTCGCAATGGGTGGCGCCATCCATCGCCATCGGCGCGGCGGTCATTCTTCTCGCCGCCCGGGTCCGGACTCGTTCTTTGAAACGAAGACCTCCGAAGCTGGCGATCAAGCTCAGGCCATCCGAACCCCGCAGGGAAGATGACCTGGACATCACATTGCGCTGAATCTCACCGATTGAAAGGCAGAATACCCGATGGGCAAAGTTAACGTGACGATACTGGACGCAACCGGCAACAAGGAACAGCAGGCGACTCTTCCCGATGACGCCCCTGTCCGGCGGATCATCGCCCGGCTGGTGGATATGATGCAGCTTCCGGCCACGGATCCTGGCGGCCAGATCCTCAGCTATAAGTTCCAGCACAAGGCCTCCGGCACCCAACTCGCCGACGAGCAGACCCTTCGTGCTGCGGGAGTCAGGGACGACGACGTGCTGCGACTTCTGCCCGAGATTACCGCCGGCCGATGACCGACGATCTCCACATCGAGCTCCGCGGCGACCCTCCGCCGGCGGAAGGCCTCGGCGCCGCACAACAAATGGCGGCGCCTGGCCGGAAATTCGACGAGGACCGTTACAGCCGCTTCCGCCTCATTCCGTGGTGGGATCAGGAACGTCTCAAGAACGCGCGCGTCATGGTTGTCGGTGCGGGCGCGCTCGGCAACGAGATCGTCAAGAACCTCGCCCTCCTTGGCATCGGCTGCATCTTCGTCGTGGACATGGATCGCATCGAGAACTCCAACCTCTCGCGGTCCGTACTGTTCCGTTCGCGGGACGAAGGACGATTCAAAGCCGAAGTCGTCGCTGAGTCTGCCGCCGATCTGAACCCGGACTGCACAGTCCGCCCCTTCGTCGGCGATGTGGTCCACGACGTCGGTCTGGGGGTTTTCCGCGCGGTGGACCTTGTCATCGGCGGACTGGACAATCGCGAGGCGCGGCTCTGGGTAAACCAGAGCTGCTGGCGCGTCAACCGGCCGTGGGTGGACGGCGCAATTGAAGTGCTCAACGGCGTTGTCCGGGTCTTCGTTCCCCCGGACAGCGCGTGTTATGAATGCACGATGAACGAAAACGACTACCGCATGCTGGCGAAACGCAAGTCCTGCAACCTCCTTTCCCGGGATCAGATGCTCGAGGGGAAGACGCCCACGACGCCGACGACGTCGGCTGTGATCGCGGGCATGCAATGCCAGGAAGCGCTGAAACTGCTCCACGGACGCCCGGAACTCCCCGTCCTTGCGGGCAGAGGCTTCTATTTCAATGGCGTGACCCACGACTCCTTCGTCGTAAACTACCCGCGCCGCGAAGGTTGCCTCAGCCATGAGACGCACGCCGATATTCGCGAGACCGATTGGAGGGCCGGGGAGACCACCGTCAATGCGGCCCTGGAACGCGCCAGGCAGGACCTTGGGCCGGATGCCACACTCTCGTTCTTCCGCGAGATCGCGGTGGCCTTTCGCTGTGAGGCATGCAACACCGCCGAGGGAGTATTCCGCGCGCTGGGTCGCATCACCGAACGGGACGCACGATGCCCTGCCTGTGGCGGAGTTCGCGCCGTGGACTCGACACATATGATCGCCGGCGACGAGCCCTATCTTCAGCGCACGCTGGCGGGAATCGGCATTCCGGCCTTCGATATCATCGGCGCTCGCTCCGGCACGGAGGAAGTCTGCTATGAACTAACGGGGGACAAACACGCCGTGATGGGATCGCCCCATGCGTAAAGACTGTAGAGGGAAACGGCGCAGGTTCAGGCTCGTTCAACAGAGGCGGTATGGCTGTCATGCGGTCCGATGAACCCGTGATTGAACTCAAAGTCGCGCCGGCCGACCCGTGCGAGACGGGTGACAAGCCGGCGATCAACATGGCGCCGGACGTAGCCCGCTACATCGAGCGATTCGCCTCCACGGATACGTCGAGGGAGTTGGCAGGCGTGCTCCTCGGCGGTCTTGCCAACGACCGGCCGCACCCGCGCGTGGACGTTGTGGCGGCGATCACGGCAAAACACACGAATTCGGCGAAGAGCAGGGTCACCTTCACCCACGAAACCTGGAACGACATCAATCGCGTGAAGGATGAGCAGTTCCCGGACCTCCGTATCGTCGGCTGGTTCCACACACACCCGGGCTTCGGCATTTTCCTCTCGGGCATGGATTTGTTCATCCAGCACCACTTTTTCAACCTGCCATGGCAGATCGCCTACGTCGTCGACCCCATCAGCCGCACGAGCGGGCTGTTCCGCTGGGAAGACGGCAGCGTAGTGGGTGTGGACCAAACGGCCGAGGATACCGCGCAAACCAGTTCTCTCGCGGGTCACCCACCGCACATTCCCACGACCGCACCGCCCGGAAAGGCGCGGCGGTACGCATCAACCGCCGCCTGGTTCGCCCTTGGGGTGGCCGTGGGCGCGGCCGCCGTCACTTCCCATCATCATGTGGGCGAGCCCGGCTCTGCGCTGCCCCCCGTCAACCCGGTGAAAGCGCCTGTGAACAACGTTCAACAACCTGTCGCCCTGGCCACCGATTACGTGGTTCAACCTGGCGATACTCTCTCGCGCATCGCGGAGATCCGGTATCGCGACGCCCGGTTCGCGGAATCCGTGCGGATTCTGAACCGTCTGGCCGACCCGAACCTTCTCCACCCCGGTGACCACCTCCGCCTGCCAAGCAACGATCTGGCAAAGGAGCTTCTCGGCAGAAAGCCGGCAAGCAAGGCTGCGAATCCATGAACGAACCCGAAGAGTTGGACATCAGTCTGGGTGGCACGCGGACCGGCGCCGCCGAGCCTGGCCCCCGTTCACCCTCGATCAAAGGTGGTGTCTACGCGGCGGCGTCCGGAAAGCCGAAAAGGCTGACCCGGAGGGCATATTTCAGCGAGGAAGCGATTCGCTCGATCCTGGTGCACGCCGCCTCTTCGCCGCACGCGGAGATCGGCGGCATCCTCCTCGGCTCGGTCGTTCATCGTCGGCGGTTCATTCAGATCAAGGTCGAAGGCGTTCTGCCGGCCCGGACGGCGGGCGAACGCAGGGCGGAACTCACCTTCACCCACGAAACCTGGATGCAACTGGACGAAGAGCGGGCCCGCGTTTGCCCGGAGCTCCAGATCATCGGCTGGTACCACACGCATCCGGGCCTCGGCGTTTTCATGTCCGATCGCGATGTGTACATCCACAACAACTTCTTCGCGCACGATGGGTTCCTCGCCCTGGTGGTGGATCCCCTCAGTGGCGCGCGCGGCCTCTTTCATTGGGTGGAGTATGTGGTTCGCCCCATGCCCGGCTACTATGTCTACGGGCCGAAGTCCCGAAAGAAGATCCTCAAGGAACTGGCGGCCCCTGCCGAACCACCACCTCTGAAGCCGCTACCGAAGCGCCGGCTGCTTCCGAGCCCGGTCTGGCTGGCCATCCTCGCCCTGGCGCTCACGCTCGTCGTCCAGGGCGTCCTCGCAACCCGCGGCGAGGCAGACCGGTATGCGGAGTTTGGGGAGACCTTCCAGTACATTGGAGATCAGCAGGCAGCATTTAAGCTGTACCGTCGCGCCAGACTGCTGGACCCAGGCGACCTCGATCGGTATGCAAGTGAGATCAACGCCCTCCAACGGAAGACCAGGTTCGAGGACATGGCCGCCCAGGAGGAGTATAAGCAAGAGGCCTCCTCGCTCCTGGGCGACGCCGTTCGTCAGGCTGGTAATCAGTCGAACCTAGCGCTGGCCGTGCGCGACGCGCTTGTGACTTCAGCGTTCGGAGCGCCGAAGCCATTTCAAGCTGACCTTAAGACGAAACTGACGGCTCTCGTTCCAGATCCGGTTATCTCAAGGTCCAAGGGCAAGGGCGCTGCACAGCTTGGTGGGGGAAAAGCGGCGCCTAAAGCCGATACCAAGGGAACAGCAAGCTCCACCGACGCCAAACGAAAGAAGTAAACCCTGTGCCCTGCGTCAGCCATCACGCGAATAGACGACCATGATCCGATCCAGCGATAGTGCTCTCCGCAACCTGTTGTCGCCCTCTCTCTGCGAGGCCGGCCGCGTCGCACCGGTTTCGTTGACGCTCACCGTTATCGCCACGGATCCCACAAGGCGGGCGGTGGAAGAAGCGCTGGCCCCGGCCCGCGATCGATACATGGTCAAGGTCGTCCAGGCGCCCGACCGTGAGGTCCGGGCTCAGATTCAAAGGGTGTATTCCGCGAGAGAGCGCCCGCCGCGAGAGGATGTCGAAGTAGTTCTTCGGGCCGGCGCGCGCTCCGCCGCGGAGACGTGCCCGTTTTGCCAGTCGACGATAGGGTCGTCCGACCCGTCGCTGCAATGTCGCCTTTGCGGTGTCGTCCATCACAGGGAATGCTGGTTGCAGAACGGCGGGTGCACCACGTTGGGCTGCGCACTGGGCCCAGCGCCGGTCCCATCCCGCTCGGTCGTGCCTTTGGCCGGCGGCCCTGCGGCCGAAACCGGACCGACGGATGCGGATGAACTTCGCGGCGCGTTGCGATCCTCTCTTTGCGAATCATACATGTTGGCGCCAGTCTCCTTGACCCTTGCCGTGATTGCCGCCGACGCGACCAGCCCGGTCGTCGATGCGGCGCTTGGACCGCTCCGCGCCCGCTACCGGGTGAAGGTAACCCAGGCATCGGAAGAGGATGTGCACGCGCAGATTGAACGCATCTATCGCGCGCCGGCGAGCCCTTTCGCAGGACTGGAAGTGGTACTGGCGGCAGACACGAAGGTCGTCGGCCGGACCTGTCCCTACTGCCAGACGACGATCAAGCCGCGCGCTGAGGTGATCTCGTGTGCGCGATGCGGCGTCAGTCATCACGCCGAGTGCTGGCGGCGGAACAGCGGGTGCACCACTTTCGGCTGCAGCGCCGCCCGTCCCGAGCCGCGCCCGCTGCCGCGGTTCGCGGACCCTGAGCCGATTCAGGACCATCCCGCCTGGCGCTACACCGACGGTACAACGGGTATCGACCTCAGGTTGCTGTGGGTGGCGATGGTCGTAGTGGCAATAATAGCCTTCTGGATTATGTATATCCATCAAAATGGCAGTGATACGCTGGGGCTTTCAGACCCCAATGCGCCATCGCACTCTTCGGCGACTGACTACCGGCGCGCAGCGCCGATAGAAAGCAGAGGATGGTAAATGGCGCACGAACGAAGGTAGAAGGATATTCGCGAAGTGAACCCCCGGATGATGCGGTTGACGGCGGACTATGAGAGAATCCGCGACGAGTTTATTGGACACCCCTACGTGACGGTGGAGCCGGCATCCCGACAAGTGCCGCCGGAGCGCTATGTCGTCACCTACCGCGTGCCCGGCCTTCGATGGGACAGCCACGAGGAGCGCCCGATCCGGGCCGATCTCCACACGGCCGAGATATACCTGCACGCCGAATACCCGCGCGAGAAACCCAAATGCGTGCTCAAAACTCCGATCTGGCATCCCAACTTCGGAAACTACATCTGCATCGGCGATCACTGGGCCGCCGGTGAATCGCTCGTGGATGTGATCGTTCAGATCGGTGACATGATCCAGTATCGAGTGTATAACCCGCAAAGCGCGTTGAACCTGGCGGCGGGCCGCTGGGCGACCGAACACCGACATCTGTTCCCCATCGGGAACCTCAATGTCCTGCAGGCGGAACCGGACATATCCTTCGACGCCACGGCCCGCCGGCAGAAAGCCACGGACCTGGACATCTTCCTGGGCCTCACCATCCGGCAGGATGATCTGGACATAACGATACGGTGAGATGCCGAACCGAATGCGTCCTGTTCCTGGTTGCGGCTTCGGAGCAGCATCATGAGTGACGATCGCGTTGAGGTAAAGCTGGATGACGAGAACCCTCTGCTCCCGTGCCCGCTTCCGGGAACGAAGCGGCGCACCGGGGCGCGTCTCGTCGTCAATCGCGATGACCTGTTAAGCGAGTCGGATCGATCACGTCCGGTTTCGCCCCGCGCAGACGCCGCGGGATCGAGAATTGATCCCTGGGGCGTCGCGCCGATCTCCCGCCGGGAGCGGCCGGGAAGCAATTCCCGGCGATCGGCGGGACAGGCCGGACTCCACGGCCTCTCGGCCGGCCTGATAGCGTGGGGAGTCTCCGAGATGTCGAGCCTGCACGGAGCCGTGGCGGGGCGTACCGACGATACTCTAACGTCCGGACCATGGATGCCGCTCTGTTTCGCGATCCTGGGGTGCTGTTTATGTGCGGCAGAGCATATTGTTGAGCTGGACTGGCGCAAGGCGGCCCGCCGGGGCGCGGTCGGCCTCGGCTTCGGAGCACTGGGCGGCATCCTCTCGGGATGGATCGGCCACACCGCGATCTCGGCGCTCGATCGACTTCACGCGTCCGGTCCGCTGGCGTTCATACCTGTCGCGGCCGTGGCGTGGGCGGTGGCCGGCGCCTTCGTCGGGTTGGCGCAGCGGCTTGGGAGCGCGCGAAGAGCGCGATTGGCGGCCGGTCTCATTGGCGGCGCTCTTGGCGGGATCGCCGGCGGCCTTCTCATCAATCCGGTATTCGCGGTCTTCGGTAGTGATACGGCTGCGCGCGGAGCAGCGATAGTCCTGATGGGGATCACAACAGGCGCCGCGATCCAATGGGCCAATGAAAAGCGGCGGGATGCATGGCTGACGATCTCGCAGGGACCGATGGCCGGCACGCAGTATGAACTCCTGGATCCGCGCACGCGCATCGGCTCTTCAGCCAGGTGCGAGATCGTCATCGAAAATGACCCTGAGCTGCTGCCGGAGCACGCCGTCATCGAGACTGCCGGAGCCGAGCGCACATTGCATAATGTGACACTCGGTGCTCTCCCCATCGTGAATGGCCGTCCCGTGTCCAGCGCACGCCTGGAACCCGGCGATGTCATCACCATTGGCTCGATTCGGCTGGTCTACCAGAAAAGGGCCCGGGCGCATACCCCCATATCGGGATGATTCACGGCTTTCCGATGCGCGCCCATCCCGTGTTCATCCAGTTGCGAAGGTGCAGGAACCTGGTGATTCGCGGCTTGTCCGTGCCGTAGTTGCCCTGCATGACGTAGACGCTGTTTCCGGCGTAGGCGACGCCAACGGCTTTCACCACTGTCTTGAACGGGGCGAGTGGCGAGCCGGTATTCGTATCCAGGCCGGCCGAGGTGTCCACGAACCAGGCGCCCGTACCGGCCGTCCACAGTTCGTACGCCCCCATATCCGGCGCCGGGCCAAGGATGCGCGGTGCGCCGTCGAGGTCGGTGGCGGGCAGATTCTGAGCGTTAGCGTTGCCTTTGTTCACACAGGGTGAGGTGGTCTGCAGCCGGTAGTTCAATCCGCCTATGAACTGGGGATCGACATTGATGTTGCCTGTTCCGGCGAAACCGCCCTGGATATCCGAAGTGTTCACAAACGAGGCGCCGTTGGCGATAACGTCGTCAAGGATTCCGCCGCCGTTCCCCCAGATGATGCTGTTGAGTACCGTCGCGGTGGTCCGGTAATCGCTCCCGCCATTTAGATTGTATATCGCGTAGGCCCCGTTTCCGGTGAAGGTGCAGTTGGTCACCACGGCCAAGGCATTTGAGACGTTGGTTATCGCTGACCCGAAATTGGAAGCGAACAGACAACTGGTGGCCGTAACAAGCGCACCAGTGGTGGAGATGCCGGCGCCACCGTCGGCGTCATAGTTGCCGATGAAGGAGCACCGATTGACGTGTGGCAAGCTTGTGCGATCGTTGTACACGGCTCCCCCGTTCGGGAGTGTAGACGCTAACGGTACGGAGTTGCTCGCGAACGTGCAGTCCGTCAGCGCGGGAGATGAGTCTTCGTTGTACATTCCGCCGCCGCGGCCGGCCTGATTGGACTGGAAAAGGCACTTGCTCACCGCCGGGCTGCTGTGGAAGAGCGCCATCCCACCGCCGAGATAAGGATAGGCGAGGGTTCCATTGCCATTCTGAATGGTGAACCCTTTGATGCTGGCCGTACCAGGCACATTGTTCAGAGTCATGCAGGTTACCGCTCCTCCGCCGTCCAGAACCGGCGCCGCTGAGCCACTTGGCGCCAGCGAAAGGCTCTTGCTGCCCCAGGAGACTTTTTCGATATAGGTGCCGCCTGCCACAAGCACGGAATCGCCGCTCGCGGCCACGTTGACGCCTTTCTGGATGTTCCGGAACGGCGACGCGGCGGTGCCCGGGTTGGCGTCATTGCCCGTGGTGGCCACGTAGTACGTCGCAGCCATTGATGCCGGCACGGCCACGAGCGCGATCATCGCCGCGAACGCGGTTGAATACCTGATATATGGTTTCATCACAGTGTTCCCCTTACCTTGGCGAGCCGAG is from Armatimonadota bacterium and encodes:
- a CDS encoding EsaB/YukD family protein, which translates into the protein MGKVNVTILDATGNKEQQATLPDDAPVRRIIARLVDMMQLPATDPGGQILSYKFQHKASGTQLADEQTLRAAGVRDDDVLRLLPEITAGR
- a CDS encoding DUF5132 domain-containing protein; amino-acid sequence: MALEEVGERLEGKGWLGLLIGGVILAPAVPAVAKHLRPAAKKAVKGYFTATEKAREWFAETGEQWQDLVAEAKAEHEQGDNGAEMMTLEPEPAPKPAARRPRVKGRFIKAKEETPEELHTEPA
- a CDS encoding RING finger protein, which encodes MIRSSDSALRNLLSPSLCEAGRVAPVSLTLTVIATDPTRRAVEEALAPARDRYMVKVVQAPDREVRAQIQRVYSARERPPREDVEVVLRAGARSAAETCPFCQSTIGSSDPSLQCRLCGVVHHRECWLQNGGCTTLGCALGPAPVPSRSVVPLAGGPAAETGPTDADELRGALRSSLCESYMLAPVSLTLAVIAADATSPVVDAALGPLRARYRVKVTQASEEDVHAQIERIYRAPASPFAGLEVVLAADTKVVGRTCPYCQTTIKPRAEVISCARCGVSHHAECWRRNSGCTTFGCSAARPEPRPLPRFADPEPIQDHPAWRYTDGTTGIDLRLLWVAMVVVAIIAFWIMYIHQNGSDTLGLSDPNAPSHSSATDYRRAAPIESRGW
- a CDS encoding FHA domain-containing protein; protein product: MSDDRVEVKLDDENPLLPCPLPGTKRRTGARLVVNRDDLLSESDRSRPVSPRADAAGSRIDPWGVAPISRRERPGSNSRRSAGQAGLHGLSAGLIAWGVSEMSSLHGAVAGRTDDTLTSGPWMPLCFAILGCCLCAAEHIVELDWRKAARRGAVGLGFGALGGILSGWIGHTAISALDRLHASGPLAFIPVAAVAWAVAGAFVGLAQRLGSARRARLAAGLIGGALGGIAGGLLINPVFAVFGSDTAARGAAIVLMGITTGAAIQWANEKRRDAWLTISQGPMAGTQYELLDPRTRIGSSARCEIVIENDPELLPEHAVIETAGAERTLHNVTLGALPIVNGRPVSSARLEPGDVITIGSIRLVYQKRARAHTPISG
- a CDS encoding ubiquitin-conjugating enzyme E2, whose translation is MNPRMMRLTADYERIRDEFIGHPYVTVEPASRQVPPERYVVTYRVPGLRWDSHEERPIRADLHTAEIYLHAEYPREKPKCVLKTPIWHPNFGNYICIGDHWAAGESLVDVIVQIGDMIQYRVYNPQSALNLAAGRWATEHRHLFPIGNLNVLQAEPDISFDATARRQKATDLDIFLGLTIRQDDLDITIR
- a CDS encoding LysM peptidoglycan-binding domain-containing protein — protein: MAVMRSDEPVIELKVAPADPCETGDKPAINMAPDVARYIERFASTDTSRELAGVLLGGLANDRPHPRVDVVAAITAKHTNSAKSRVTFTHETWNDINRVKDEQFPDLRIVGWFHTHPGFGIFLSGMDLFIQHHFFNLPWQIAYVVDPISRTSGLFRWEDGSVVGVDQTAEDTAQTSSLAGHPPHIPTTAPPGKARRYASTAAWFALGVAVGAAAVTSHHHVGEPGSALPPVNPVKAPVNNVQQPVALATDYVVQPGDTLSRIAEIRYRDARFAESVRILNRLADPNLLHPGDHLRLPSNDLAKELLGRKPASKAANP
- a CDS encoding DUF1565 domain-containing protein, which produces MKPYIRYSTAFAAMIALVAVPASMAATYYVATTGNDANPGTAASPFRNIQKGVNVAASGDSVLVAGGTYIEKVSWGSKSLSLAPSGSAAPVLDGGGAVTCMTLNNVPGTASIKGFTIQNGNGTLAYPYLGGGMALFHSSPAVSKCLFQSNQAGRGGGMYNEDSSPALTDCTFASNSVPLASTLPNGGAVYNDRTSLPHVNRCSFIGNYDADGGAGISTTGALVTATSCLFASNFGSAITNVSNALAVVTNCTFTGNGAYAIYNLNGGSDYRTTATVLNSIIWGNGGGILDDVIANGASFVNTSDIQGGFAGTGNINVDPQFIGGLNYRLQTTSPCVNKGNANAQNLPATDLDGAPRILGPAPDMGAYELWTAGTGAWFVDTSAGLDTNTGSPLAPFKTVVKAVGVAYAGNSVYVMQGNYGTDKPRITRFLHLRNWMNTGWARIGKP
- a CDS encoding ubiquitin-conjugating enzyme E2: MSIDARMRRLQADFQRLLELSRRSPSIAVRPLNTVPDRYEVTFRCRGLVWPPGDPAPSITTVHRMEIYLHLDYPRLPPRLLWLTPIFHPNILPPDHNGGVCIGQWTPSETLDQLLLRISEMVQYRNYSAADALDTRAAQWAEQNRAMLPVDLTPLIPPETNDLDLGNIPGGPT
- a CDS encoding ThiF family adenylyltransferase → MTDDLHIELRGDPPPAEGLGAAQQMAAPGRKFDEDRYSRFRLIPWWDQERLKNARVMVVGAGALGNEIVKNLALLGIGCIFVVDMDRIENSNLSRSVLFRSRDEGRFKAEVVAESAADLNPDCTVRPFVGDVVHDVGLGVFRAVDLVIGGLDNREARLWVNQSCWRVNRPWVDGAIEVLNGVVRVFVPPDSACYECTMNENDYRMLAKRKSCNLLSRDQMLEGKTPTTPTTSAVIAGMQCQEALKLLHGRPELPVLAGRGFYFNGVTHDSFVVNYPRREGCLSHETHADIRETDWRAGETTVNAALERARQDLGPDATLSFFREIAVAFRCEACNTAEGVFRALGRITERDARCPACGGVRAVDSTHMIAGDEPYLQRTLAGIGIPAFDIIGARSGTEEVCYELTGDKHAVMGSPHA
- a CDS encoding Mov34/MPN/PAD-1 family protein gives rise to the protein MNEPEELDISLGGTRTGAAEPGPRSPSIKGGVYAAASGKPKRLTRRAYFSEEAIRSILVHAASSPHAEIGGILLGSVVHRRRFIQIKVEGVLPARTAGERRAELTFTHETWMQLDEERARVCPELQIIGWYHTHPGLGVFMSDRDVYIHNNFFAHDGFLALVVDPLSGARGLFHWVEYVVRPMPGYYVYGPKSRKKILKELAAPAEPPPLKPLPKRRLLPSPVWLAILALALTLVVQGVLATRGEADRYAEFGETFQYIGDQQAAFKLYRRARLLDPGDLDRYASEINALQRKTRFEDMAAQEEYKQEASSLLGDAVRQAGNQSNLALAVRDALVTSAFGAPKPFQADLKTKLTALVPDPVISRSKGKGAAQLGGGKAAPKADTKGTASSTDAKRKK